Proteins encoded by one window of Pseudomonas sp. PSKL.D1:
- the erpA gene encoding iron-sulfur cluster insertion protein ErpA: protein MSVETFTPTALEFTQGAAHKVKTLVSEEGNERLKLRVFVTGGGCSGFQYGFTFDEDVAEDDTIVEREGVSLVVDPMSYQYLAGAEVDYQEGLEGSRFVIKNPNAATTCGCGSSFSI, encoded by the coding sequence ATGAGCGTCGAAACCTTCACCCCCACGGCTTTGGAGTTCACTCAAGGCGCCGCGCACAAGGTGAAGACTCTGGTTTCCGAGGAAGGTAACGAGCGTCTGAAGCTGCGCGTCTTCGTGACGGGCGGTGGCTGCTCGGGTTTCCAGTACGGCTTCACCTTCGATGAGGATGTGGCTGAAGATGACACCATCGTTGAGCGCGAAGGTGTGTCGCTGGTCGTCGACCCAATGAGCTACCAGTACCTGGCTGGCGCAGAGGTGGACTATCAGGAAGGCCTGGAAGGTTCGCGCTTCGTGATCAAGAACCCTAATGCTGCAACTACTTGCGGCTGTGGCTCTTCGTTCTCGATCTAA
- the argC gene encoding N-acetyl-gamma-glutamyl-phosphate reductase: MIKVGIVGGTGYTGVELLRLLAQHPQAEVAVITSRSEAGVAVADMYPNLRGHYDGLAFSVPDSKTLAACDVVFFATPHGVAHALAGELLAAGTKVIDLSADFRLQDAVEWGKWYGQPHGAPELLKDAVYGLPEVNREKIRQARLIAVPGCYPTATQLGFLPLLEAGLADPSRLIADCKSGVSGAGRGAAVGSLFCEAGESMKAYAVKGHRHLPEISQGLRQAAGKDIGLTFVPHLTPMIRGIHATLYATVVDTSVDLQALFEKRYADEPFVDVMPAGSHPETRSVRGANVCRIAVHRPQGGDLVVVLSVIDNLVKGASGQAVQNLNILFGLDERMGLSHAGLLP, encoded by the coding sequence ATGATCAAGGTCGGTATCGTCGGCGGCACGGGTTACACCGGCGTCGAACTGTTGCGTCTGCTGGCACAGCATCCACAGGCCGAAGTGGCGGTCATCACTTCGCGCTCCGAGGCGGGCGTGGCGGTCGCTGACATGTATCCGAACCTGCGCGGCCATTATGATGGGCTTGCCTTCAGCGTACCGGACAGCAAAACCCTCGCTGCTTGCGATGTGGTGTTCTTTGCAACCCCGCACGGTGTTGCCCATGCACTGGCCGGTGAGCTGCTGGCCGCTGGCACCAAAGTAATCGACCTGTCCGCCGACTTCCGCCTGCAGGATGCGGTGGAGTGGGGTAAGTGGTATGGCCAGCCGCACGGCGCGCCAGAACTGCTCAAAGATGCGGTTTACGGCCTGCCGGAGGTCAACCGCGAGAAGATTCGTCAGGCGCGCCTGATTGCAGTGCCGGGTTGCTACCCTACCGCTACGCAGCTTGGTTTCCTGCCGCTTCTGGAAGCAGGCCTGGCCGACCCGTCACGCTTGATCGCCGACTGCAAGTCCGGGGTTAGTGGTGCCGGCCGTGGCGCGGCTGTCGGGTCGCTGTTCTGCGAGGCGGGCGAAAGCATGAAGGCCTATGCGGTCAAAGGGCACCGCCACCTGCCCGAAATCAGCCAAGGCCTGCGCCAGGCTGCCGGCAAGGACATCGGCTTGACCTTTGTTCCGCACCTGACCCCTATGATTCGAGGCATCCACGCGACCTTGTACGCAACTGTTGTCGATACATCGGTCGATTTGCAGGCACTGTTCGAGAAACGCTATGCCGACGAACCGTTCGTCGACGTAATGCCCGCTGGTAGCCACCCTGAAACTCGCAGCGTGCGCGGTGCAAACGTCTGCCGTATCGCGGTTCATCGCCCGCAGGGTGGTGATTTGGTGGTGGTACTGTCGGTCATCGACAACCTGGTCAAGGGCGCGTCGGGCCAGGCTGTGCAGAACTTGAACATCCTGTTTGGCCTCGATGAGCGGATGGGGCTGTCCCACGCCGGCCTGCTGCCGTAA
- the hemJ gene encoding protoporphyrinogen oxidase HemJ, which produces MLYLWIKALHIVSVVCWFAGLFYLPRLFVYHSQSQDSISQERFVTMERKLYRGIMNPAMIATYVFGAWMLYLNPGWLSQGWLHAKLTLVILLTGYHHICGAQRKRFANGTNTRSHVYYRWFNEVPVLFLLGIVILVVVKPF; this is translated from the coding sequence ATGCTTTACCTATGGATCAAAGCGCTGCACATCGTCAGCGTGGTCTGCTGGTTTGCCGGCCTGTTCTACCTGCCGCGGCTATTCGTCTACCACTCCCAAAGTCAGGACAGCATCAGCCAGGAACGCTTCGTGACCATGGAGCGCAAGCTGTACCGGGGCATCATGAACCCCGCGATGATTGCTACCTACGTGTTTGGCGCCTGGATGCTCTACCTCAACCCAGGCTGGCTCAGCCAAGGCTGGCTGCACGCCAAACTGACCTTGGTGATTCTGCTGACCGGCTACCATCACATTTGCGGCGCCCAGCGCAAACGCTTCGCCAATGGCACCAACACTCGCAGCCACGTGTACTACCGCTGGTTCAACGAGGTGCCTGTGCTGTTCCTGCTGGGCATCGTAATTCTCGTGGTGGTCAAACCGTTCTGA